The following coding sequences lie in one Niabella agricola genomic window:
- a CDS encoding MBL fold metallo-hydrolase, with protein MKITYISHATLLIEVNGLKLVTDPWVKDTAYCNQWHLFPKATHPELIADANYVLYSHGHEDHLHAGSLQMINKQAAILYPYSWYGGTKTFFNDLGFTHVKEAFNERTIVLDGQVKVTYLANNLDNVMVIESGDTVLVNINDALPSASQSMIGYFLKKIKQRWPAPDYVFSSYGGASYFPNTVHFETKDDEEIAQTRERFFVNNFCKIVAGLRPRMAVPFASDFILLDDHQRWINRAKFPRYEIAPLFEQEHPDCDTKIIEAYPGDVFEGCNFFKRSRYHAVARQLLDTVDNDYKKEIEEKRTRKSMAAGQSAALKEKLKRHIVEKAYIIPTDIRKRIRFAVRVTDMPDDPVLTIDFRGETPTFSWQQQPQGDINLLIDVGSQVLNHSMDHEWGGDAIIIGYGAEIYVYHADAIRYEIENYCVRLLSRYPNTKEYLKRTPLRAARYLLSDAIKRKNLIYKAMGRRDKVIDHSDPVLSERDLWLNKGKCAVCKACNLK; from the coding sequence ATGAAAATTACCTATATTAGTCATGCTACACTGCTTATTGAAGTAAACGGGCTAAAACTAGTTACCGATCCCTGGGTAAAAGATACGGCATATTGTAACCAGTGGCATTTATTTCCAAAGGCGACCCATCCGGAGTTAATTGCTGATGCCAATTATGTTTTGTATTCGCACGGACACGAAGATCATTTGCATGCGGGGAGCCTGCAAATGATCAATAAACAGGCTGCAATTCTTTATCCCTATTCCTGGTACGGAGGAACAAAGACCTTTTTTAATGACCTGGGATTTACACATGTAAAGGAGGCGTTTAATGAGCGGACAATTGTATTAGACGGGCAGGTAAAGGTGACCTACCTGGCCAATAATCTGGATAATGTGATGGTGATTGAAAGCGGGGATACCGTCCTGGTGAATATTAACGATGCCCTGCCTTCGGCCTCCCAATCGATGATCGGTTATTTTCTAAAAAAAATAAAACAACGATGGCCGGCACCCGATTATGTATTTTCCAGCTATGGCGGGGCCTCGTATTTTCCGAACACCGTGCACTTTGAAACGAAAGACGACGAGGAGATCGCCCAAACAAGGGAGCGCTTTTTTGTAAATAATTTTTGTAAGATTGTTGCCGGCCTCCGGCCCAGGATGGCTGTGCCGTTTGCAAGCGATTTTATTCTTTTAGATGACCATCAACGATGGATCAATCGGGCTAAATTCCCCCGTTATGAGATAGCACCCTTATTTGAGCAGGAGCATCCGGATTGCGATACAAAGATTATCGAAGCATATCCCGGTGACGTGTTTGAAGGCTGCAACTTCTTTAAACGGTCAAGATATCATGCTGTTGCCAGGCAGCTACTGGATACGGTAGATAACGATTATAAAAAAGAAATTGAGGAGAAGCGCACAAGAAAAAGCATGGCGGCCGGCCAGTCTGCGGCGCTGAAGGAAAAGCTAAAGCGCCATATTGTAGAGAAAGCATATATTATACCAACCGATATCCGGAAGCGTATCCGGTTCGCTGTTAGGGTAACGGATATGCCGGATGATCCGGTGCTTACCATCGATTTCAGAGGAGAAACTCCCACATTCAGCTGGCAGCAACAGCCTCAGGGGGATATTAATTTGCTGATTGATGTCGGTAGCCAGGTATTGAACCACTCCATGGACCATGAATGGGGAGGCGATGCCATCATCATCGGATATGGCGCCGAGATTTATGTGTATCATGCGGATGCCATACGCTATGAAATTGAAAACTATTGTGTACGCCTGCTCAGCCGGTATCCCAATACAAAAGAGTATTTAAAACGTACTCCTTTGCGGGCCGCCCGGTATTTATTGTCGGATGCCATAAAAAGAAAAAATCTGATTTATAAGGCGATGGGCAGGAGAGACAAGGTGATCGATCACTCAGATCCTGTGCTTTCTGAAAGGGATCTGTGGCTGAATAAGGGAAAATGCGCCGTTTGTAAAGCCTGTAATTTGAAATAA
- a CDS encoding ABC transporter permease: protein MKYRQSRALWAITKASFKAIFSQPSSLFFSLLFPIVFILIFGAFTDRPPAARSVAIDPLGDTTGVFLDSLMNSGFMRVVSYKDTVTRNADLTRGKLDAVLRIRSTGNTAGAQVLIRTSEAGAAALPALIRTIDYAALRMQLNAARIKKDYTIRTEIVPGKKYRSIDFVLPGQLGFSVLFSTLFGIAFVFFNLREQLVLKRFYASPVKKLNILIGIGVSRLSFQLINVVVLILFGHFFLRFTLVHGALTFVEMLLLSIVMLFLLMGVGLIISSIAKNDTVIPLMINVFGFPQILLSGTFFPVDVFPKWMQQLCELLPLTQFNDAMRKVSFEGLHLYDCWKELGYLGIWIIVIYFIVSRIMRWE, encoded by the coding sequence ATGAAGTATCGTCAGTCGCGGGCCCTCTGGGCCATCACAAAGGCAAGTTTTAAAGCCATATTCAGTCAGCCTTCCTCACTTTTTTTCAGTTTGCTGTTTCCCATTGTATTTATCCTGATTTTTGGCGCATTTACCGACAGGCCTCCAGCTGCAAGAAGCGTGGCGATTGATCCGCTGGGTGATACCACCGGTGTTTTTTTAGACAGCCTGATGAACAGCGGTTTTATGAGGGTAGTATCTTATAAAGATACGGTGACCCGCAACGCCGACCTTACCAGGGGGAAACTCGATGCGGTATTGCGGATCAGGAGCACCGGCAATACCGCAGGGGCGCAGGTATTGATCCGGACCAGCGAAGCAGGAGCGGCGGCCTTGCCGGCCCTGATTCGAACGATCGACTATGCAGCGCTTCGCATGCAGTTGAACGCGGCACGTATAAAAAAGGACTACACCATCCGGACGGAAATCGTGCCTGGAAAGAAATACCGTTCCATCGACTTTGTGCTGCCGGGGCAGCTGGGCTTTTCAGTATTATTTTCCACCTTATTTGGTATCGCCTTTGTCTTTTTTAACCTCAGGGAGCAACTGGTCTTAAAGCGATTCTATGCATCACCGGTAAAAAAGCTCAATATCCTGATCGGGATCGGGGTCAGCCGCCTTTCTTTCCAACTCATCAATGTGGTGGTGCTGATCCTGTTTGGCCATTTCTTCTTACGCTTCACCCTGGTACACGGGGCACTCACGTTTGTGGAGATGCTGCTGCTTTCCATAGTGATGTTATTCCTGCTGATGGGCGTGGGCCTGATCATTAGCAGCATTGCAAAAAATGATACGGTTATCCCACTAATGATCAATGTTTTTGGATTTCCCCAGATATTGCTTTCCGGAACCTTTTTTCCTGTTGATGTATTCCCGAAATGGATGCAGCAGCTTTGTGAACTGTTACCGTTGACGCAATTTAACGATGCCATGCGCAAGGTGTCTTTTGAAGGGTTGCATCTTTACGACTGCTGGAAAGAGCTGGGATACCTGGGGATCTGGATTATAGTAATTTATTTCATTGTGTCTCGAATTATGCGGTGGGAATAG
- a CDS encoding deoxynucleoside kinase yields MQYDFITIEGNIGAGKTTLATALSKAYNARLVLEAFADNPFLPKFYENPQQFAFPLELFFMAERYKQLQELLAQKNMFQQLTISDYLFTKSLLFARVTLSDDEYKLYQRLFEIIQQQLIQPQVLIYLHAPIRKLQENIKKRQRSYEQKIPDEYLQRIQETYLPYIKQLPLPILFVDATHADFITTDRHLNIIMNALDQTYPPGLHPVSLEP; encoded by the coding sequence ATGCAGTACGATTTTATTACCATCGAGGGAAATATTGGAGCAGGGAAAACAACCCTTGCAACAGCATTGAGCAAAGCATACAATGCACGCCTGGTGCTGGAAGCATTTGCCGACAACCCCTTTCTGCCGAAATTTTATGAAAATCCGCAGCAATTTGCCTTCCCGCTGGAGCTGTTCTTTATGGCAGAGCGGTATAAACAATTACAGGAACTGCTCGCTCAAAAAAATATGTTCCAGCAACTCACGATCAGTGACTACCTGTTTACAAAATCCCTGCTCTTTGCCCGGGTTACCCTTTCCGATGATGAGTACAAGCTTTATCAACGCCTGTTTGAGATCATACAGCAACAACTGATACAGCCGCAGGTGCTGATCTACCTGCATGCTCCCATACGGAAATTACAGGAAAACATAAAAAAAAGGCAGCGCAGCTACGAGCAAAAAATTCCGGACGAATACCTGCAGCGCATCCAGGAAACCTACCTGCCGTATATTAAGCAGCTGCCCCTGCCCATTTTATTTGTAGATGCCACTCATGCGGATTTTATTACCACCGACCGGCATCTCAACATCATTATGAATGCGCTGGACCAAACTTATCCTCCCGGGCTGCACCCTGTCTCGCTGGAGCCCTGA
- a CDS encoding 3-keto-disaccharide hydrolase, translated as MCSKQYLSVVLFSFTAVFFFHGCTSARRTAEQDGWISLFNGKNLDNWIVKIQHHETGDNYANTFRAEDGMIKVRYDGYDYFNERYGHLYYKTPLSHYHLKFEYRFQPQSEWRTDAPEYTIENSGIMYHSQDPRTMPKEQDWPISIEMQLLAGLADGQPRTTGNMCSPGTHIFYQGKLDTRHCINSSSKTYPPGVWVKGELIVHGDSLITHIIEGDTVMQYSKPQIGGPVVNRYTPGQKIDGKPLTSGYIALQSEGQPIDFRNIRLKELK; from the coding sequence ATGTGCTCCAAACAGTATTTATCCGTAGTTCTTTTTTCCTTTACCGCAGTGTTTTTTTTCCACGGCTGCACCAGCGCACGCCGCACTGCGGAGCAAGATGGCTGGATCAGCCTGTTCAATGGTAAAAATCTCGACAACTGGATCGTAAAGATCCAGCACCATGAAACCGGTGATAACTACGCCAACACCTTCCGGGCAGAAGACGGCATGATTAAAGTGCGGTACGATGGTTATGATTATTTTAATGAACGTTACGGGCATTTGTATTATAAAACACCGTTATCCCATTACCATCTGAAATTTGAATACCGGTTCCAGCCGCAATCGGAATGGAGAACTGATGCGCCGGAGTACACCATTGAAAACAGCGGCATCATGTATCACTCCCAGGATCCGCGTACCATGCCAAAGGAACAGGACTGGCCCATCTCTATTGAAATGCAGCTGCTCGCAGGCCTGGCAGACGGGCAGCCCAGGACAACCGGCAATATGTGCTCACCAGGTACCCATATTTTTTACCAGGGAAAACTGGATACCCGGCATTGCATCAACTCCTCTTCCAAAACCTATCCGCCCGGTGTTTGGGTAAAAGGCGAACTGATCGTGCATGGCGACTCCCTGATCACGCACATCATCGAAGGCGACACCGTAATGCAATATTCCAAACCCCAGATTGGTGGTCCCGTAGTGAACCGCTATACGCCCGGACAGAAAATCGACGGTAAGCCGCTTACCTCCGGTTATATTGCCTTGCAAAGCGAAGGGCAGCCCATCGATTTCAGGAATATCCGGTTAAAAGAATTAAAATAA
- the queG gene encoding tRNA epoxyqueuosine(34) reductase QueG: protein MNPIVQHTQLIKQYSRKLGFDYCGIAKAVQLDEDARKLEQWLSKGMHGRMQYMENHFDLRVNPAKLVPGAQSVITLLMNYYPPQLQQTDGPRVSKYAYGQDYHEVIRARLNALLQYIREQIGEVNGRGFVDSAPVLERTWARRSGLGWIGKNGNLLVKGAGSFYFIATLITDLPLEYDDPYSNDFCGSCTKCLDACPTGAILPGKVVDGSKCISYFTIELKEALIPDEVKGQFQDWVFGCDACQDVCPWNRFSTPHQQEAFMPLPEILNLSTREWEQFSEEQFRKVFKHSPIKRTKLKGLQRNLEFIKN, encoded by the coding sequence GTGAATCCGATCGTACAGCATACACAGCTTATTAAACAATACAGCAGGAAACTGGGCTTTGACTACTGCGGTATCGCAAAAGCGGTACAGCTGGACGAGGATGCCCGCAAGCTGGAACAATGGCTGTCAAAAGGAATGCATGGCCGGATGCAGTACATGGAAAATCATTTTGATCTGAGAGTTAATCCTGCAAAGCTGGTGCCTGGAGCCCAATCCGTTATCACGCTGCTGATGAATTATTACCCGCCGCAGTTACAGCAAACCGACGGCCCACGGGTTTCGAAATATGCATACGGCCAGGATTATCATGAGGTGATCCGGGCAAGGCTGAACGCCCTGTTACAATATATCCGGGAACAGATTGGTGAAGTGAACGGACGGGGCTTTGTAGACTCTGCCCCGGTGCTTGAACGAACCTGGGCCCGGAGAAGCGGGCTGGGATGGATTGGAAAAAACGGTAACCTGCTGGTGAAGGGTGCCGGATCTTTCTATTTTATCGCTACGCTTATTACAGATCTTCCATTAGAATATGATGATCCTTACAGCAACGATTTCTGCGGTAGCTGTACCAAATGCCTCGACGCCTGCCCCACCGGAGCCATCCTTCCCGGCAAAGTGGTAGATGGCAGCAAATGCATTTCCTATTTTACCATTGAATTAAAAGAAGCGCTGATACCGGATGAAGTAAAAGGACAGTTTCAGGATTGGGTATTTGGCTGTGATGCCTGCCAGGATGTGTGCCCCTGGAACCGGTTCAGTACACCTCACCAGCAGGAAGCGTTTATGCCGCTGCCGGAGATCCTGAATTTGTCCACCAGGGAATGGGAACAATTTTCAGAAGAGCAATTCCGCAAGGTGTTCAAACATTCTCCTATCAAACGTACCAAGCTCAAGGGTCTTCAGCGCAACCTGGAGTTTATTAAAAACTAG
- a CDS encoding acyltransferase family protein → MLFDKLRRVTSATRYLPFIDGLRFFAILPVVLVHTVDFYEAHAFKISDTALYKNIHLASIIGNADTSVLLFFMISGFILGMPFARGYMGKMPLRGLKNYYLRRLTRLEPPYLLLLTLLFILNVYLLHNFSFEALFPHYVASFFYVHDIVYKSHSFLNFVFWSLEIEVQFYLLAPLLVAVFKLKPLYRRLILLAAILVFSVFNSLYRMPFLSIINYLQFFLAGFFVLDIYLTTRRQGSVVFDLLATVFFLLFWTSTVTREAMILPFLLMAFFLTVIHSKVWVKILSVPSIAIIGGMCYSIYMIHYPVMVFVMNRLRLLTPFFDNFYADFFIKLLLCLLAVGLAGATYFVVVEKPFMKWKLKTAQRDQQKV, encoded by the coding sequence ATGCTTTTCGATAAATTGCGCCGGGTTACGAGTGCTACGCGATATTTGCCATTTATAGACGGGCTGCGTTTTTTTGCCATCCTTCCTGTAGTATTGGTACACACGGTTGATTTTTATGAAGCACATGCTTTTAAGATTTCGGATACAGCGCTTTATAAGAACATACACCTGGCAAGCATCATTGGAAATGCAGATACGTCGGTGTTGCTTTTTTTTATGATCAGCGGGTTTATTCTGGGAATGCCTTTTGCCAGGGGATATATGGGGAAAATGCCACTTCGGGGACTTAAGAATTATTACCTGAGACGCCTGACCCGTTTAGAGCCACCTTACCTTTTGTTGCTGACACTTCTGTTTATTCTGAATGTGTACCTACTGCACAATTTCAGTTTTGAAGCCCTGTTTCCCCATTATGTTGCTTCTTTTTTTTATGTGCACGATATTGTGTATAAATCGCATTCGTTTTTAAATTTTGTTTTCTGGTCGCTTGAAATCGAAGTGCAGTTTTATCTGTTGGCTCCGCTTTTGGTAGCGGTATTTAAGCTAAAACCCTTATACAGGCGCCTTATACTGCTTGCAGCCATACTGGTGTTTTCTGTGTTCAACAGCTTGTATAGGATGCCCTTTTTAAGTATTATAAATTACCTCCAATTCTTTCTGGCCGGTTTTTTTGTGCTTGATATTTATCTTACCACGCGAAGACAGGGCAGTGTTGTATTCGACCTGCTGGCAACTGTTTTCTTTTTGCTTTTCTGGACAAGCACGGTTACCCGGGAGGCGATGATCCTTCCTTTCCTGTTAATGGCCTTTTTTTTAACTGTCATCCATTCAAAAGTCTGGGTAAAAATATTGTCGGTTCCGTCCATTGCTATTATAGGGGGGATGTGTTATTCAATTTACATGATACATTACCCTGTAATGGTTTTTGTTATGAATAGATTGCGGCTGCTGACTCCTTTTTTTGATAATTTCTACGCCGATTTTTTTATAAAGCTGCTGCTTTGTTTGCTGGCGGTGGGCCTGGCAGGTGCGACTTATTTTGTTGTTGTTGAAAAGCCTTTTATGAAATGGAAACTAAAAACAGCTCAACGTGATCAACAAAAGGTTTGA
- a CDS encoding SRPBCC family protein → MKYIKLLIFSVAILLLAITGVTLLLPSHVRVSRAVNLYAGDDAVLNQVSDLAKWKNWYPGFDTLELKDTVVVNGSVTGATVKNVQLRVINRTDSLVTVLMKKGEQPVRNSWKLIRYAHSDSLTLQNYMEFDFKWYPWERFSGLLLDGSYGRIMEQGLRQLKEQAHK, encoded by the coding sequence ATGAAATATATAAAACTTTTGATTTTCAGTGTGGCGATCCTTTTACTGGCCATTACGGGGGTAACGCTCTTATTGCCTTCGCATGTGCGGGTATCCAGGGCAGTGAACCTGTATGCGGGAGATGACGCTGTGCTGAACCAGGTGAGTGATCTGGCGAAATGGAAAAACTGGTACCCGGGGTTTGACACACTCGAACTGAAAGACACCGTGGTAGTAAACGGCAGCGTGACCGGGGCTACCGTAAAGAATGTTCAACTGCGGGTGATCAATCGTACCGATTCGCTGGTAACGGTCCTGATGAAGAAAGGAGAACAACCGGTGCGCAATAGCTGGAAACTGATCCGCTATGCGCATTCAGATTCACTGACCCTTCAGAATTATATGGAGTTTGACTTTAAATGGTATCCCTGGGAGCGCTTCTCGGGTCTGCTGCTCGATGGTTCCTATGGCCGCATCATGGAACAGGGATTAAGGCAATTAAAAGAACAGGCACACAAATAG
- a CDS encoding MFS transporter gives MENEQQPVVQVTDDPFGAVRIPEYRHLMTGRFLFVCAMRMITTVVGWWIYKLTKDPAAIGWIGLSEVIPALSLALYSGHKVDISDKKKLLLQSITGYFLAACFLLFLSTNAAQHSLHIRHITWFIYGTFFFTGILRSFAGPSLNSMIANIVPRHLLQNATTWSQGTWLSASVTGHAVGGFLIALAGITNTFIVIATLIFIALLTLTRLKPKPPFKGNVEKKTWESVEEGLRFVFRTKALLAAMALDMFAVLFGGAVAMIPVFASDILKIGPMGYGWLNAASDIGSIIIVLTLTFFPMKKAQGKKMLIAVAGYGICIILFGLSKWFLLSFVALLVSGILDGISVVVRGTVMQLLTPDHMRGRVSSVSSMFVTSSNELGQFESGMMSRALGVIPSVVFGGGMTLVVVITAWLKAPTLRKFEY, from the coding sequence ATGGAAAATGAACAACAACCTGTGGTTCAGGTAACCGATGACCCCTTTGGGGCAGTACGCATTCCTGAATACAGGCATCTGATGACCGGACGTTTTTTGTTTGTGTGTGCCATGCGCATGATCACCACCGTTGTGGGTTGGTGGATTTATAAACTCACCAAGGATCCCGCAGCCATTGGGTGGATCGGACTTTCAGAAGTGATCCCTGCATTATCCCTGGCCCTATATTCCGGCCATAAAGTGGATATCAGCGATAAAAAAAAATTACTGCTGCAATCGATCACCGGTTATTTCCTGGCGGCCTGTTTTCTTTTATTTCTTTCTACTAATGCGGCACAGCATTCCCTGCATATCCGGCACATCACCTGGTTTATCTATGGCACCTTCTTTTTTACCGGCATCCTACGTTCCTTTGCCGGCCCTTCCCTGAATTCAATGATCGCCAATATTGTTCCCCGGCACCTGCTTCAGAACGCCACTACCTGGAGCCAGGGCACCTGGCTTTCCGCTTCCGTTACAGGGCATGCTGTGGGTGGTTTCTTAATTGCACTGGCCGGTATTACCAACACGTTTATCGTCATTGCCACGCTCATCTTTATCGCCCTGCTTACACTAACACGGCTGAAGCCCAAACCGCCCTTTAAAGGCAACGTGGAAAAGAAAACCTGGGAAAGCGTGGAAGAAGGCCTGCGTTTTGTGTTTCGTACCAAGGCCTTGTTAGCTGCGATGGCGCTGGATATGTTTGCCGTGCTGTTCGGAGGCGCGGTTGCCATGATCCCGGTGTTCGCTTCCGATATTTTGAAGATCGGCCCCATGGGCTATGGCTGGCTCAATGCCGCTTCCGACATCGGATCCATCATCATTGTGCTAACCCTTACCTTTTTTCCCATGAAAAAGGCCCAGGGCAAAAAAATGCTGATCGCCGTTGCGGGTTATGGCATTTGCATCATTTTATTCGGGCTCTCCAAATGGTTCCTCCTTTCATTTGTTGCACTGCTCGTATCCGGCATCCTCGACGGCATCAGTGTGGTGGTCCGGGGCACGGTAATGCAGTTATTAACGCCGGATCATATGCGTGGCCGGGTAAGCAGTGTAAGCAGTATGTTTGTGACCAGCAGTAACGAACTCGGTCAGTTCGAAAGTGGTATGATGTCCCGCGCGTTGGGGGTTATCCCCTCGGTTGTATTTGGCGGGGGGATGACCCTCGTTGTGGTGATTACGGCCTGGTTGAAAGCACCTACCCTCAGGAAATTTGAATACTGA
- the folK gene encoding 2-amino-4-hydroxy-6-hydroxymethyldihydropteridine diphosphokinase — MNHAYLLIGGNLGDRSAHLAQARVLIREYIGPIGRASSIYETAAWGMVHQPDFYNQALEVSTALQPEPLMQTILRIESEMGRVRNERYGPRVIDIDILLYNHLICTLPLVTLPHPRMQERRFVLAPLHEIAPEVQHPVLHQTIRQLLAAVSDDSPVKKI, encoded by the coding sequence ATGAACCATGCATATTTATTGATAGGAGGCAATCTGGGCGACCGCTCCGCCCATCTGGCACAGGCCCGTGTCCTGATCCGTGAGTATATCGGTCCTATCGGGAGGGCCTCTTCCATTTACGAAACCGCCGCGTGGGGAATGGTGCATCAACCTGATTTTTACAACCAGGCCCTCGAGGTTTCCACCGCATTGCAGCCGGAGCCGCTGATGCAAACCATCCTGAGGATCGAATCGGAAATGGGACGGGTCCGGAATGAACGATATGGCCCGCGGGTAATCGATATCGACATTTTATTATATAATCATCTTATTTGTACCTTACCCCTGGTGACCCTGCCCCATCCCCGGATGCAGGAACGCCGGTTTGTATTGGCACCGCTGCATGAGATCGCTCCGGAAGTACAGCACCCGGTGCTGCACCAAACCATCCGGCAGTTGCTTGCGGCGGTAAGTGATGACTCCCCCGTAAAAAAAATATAA
- the sppA gene encoding signal peptide peptidase SppA encodes MRSFFKIFLASFLALLVFCAIGFFFFMGMASSAVSSSMPVITDPSVLKINLGEVYTELPSRDVSSIVQAKSLEETPALYDVIRLIRKAKTDDRIKAIYLEANGNANGFASSDEIRTALADFKSSGKEIIAFGNTMTQKAYAVANIANKIYVSPSGDFEWVGYRVSYLFLKGALDRLQINPQIFYAGKFKSATEPLRAEKMTEANQLQTSVWLNDLYADFLQKTAAARKLDTAALHQWANEGAIVTPQVAMERKLIDGVRYDDELQSEIKRQLKIDSTDKINFVSIGQYAQVNKDLGGSGEKIALIYATGNIVDGKEDEGVISDGVYVDLLRKARLDPSIKAVVVRVNSGGGSALASDHIWREMKLARAAKPLMVSFGDVAASGGYYMSCAADSIFALPGTLTGSIGVFGVIPDMSAFLKNKLGVTFDGVSTGPLANAGSIDHPMTEQEKKIVQGSIERVYDQFKQRVAEGRKKDTAYIETIAQGRVWTGLRAQEIGLVDSYGGLQDAINAAAKKAGLKEFEVKEYPRYGNLLERILGFSKSNSAETMVKQELGPESAKVYQQLKAVKQLTNSVQARLPFEFFIR; translated from the coding sequence ATGCGTTCCTTTTTTAAAATATTCCTGGCTTCCTTCCTGGCGCTCCTGGTTTTTTGTGCCATTGGTTTTTTCTTTTTTATGGGGATGGCCAGCAGTGCTGTTTCCAGTTCGATGCCGGTCATTACAGATCCATCGGTACTGAAAATTAACCTGGGGGAGGTATATACAGAGCTGCCTTCCAGGGATGTGTCTTCCATCGTACAGGCAAAGTCGCTGGAAGAGACCCCGGCTTTATATGATGTGATCCGGCTGATCAGGAAGGCTAAAACAGACGACCGGATCAAGGCCATCTATCTGGAAGCAAACGGAAATGCCAACGGTTTTGCCTCCAGCGATGAGATCCGGACCGCGTTGGCGGATTTTAAAAGCTCCGGGAAGGAAATCATTGCATTTGGGAATACCATGACCCAGAAGGCCTATGCGGTGGCCAATATTGCCAATAAGATATATGTAAGCCCTTCCGGGGATTTTGAATGGGTAGGGTACCGGGTGAGCTATCTGTTTTTGAAAGGTGCGCTGGACCGGCTGCAGATCAATCCGCAGATCTTTTACGCAGGGAAATTTAAAAGTGCCACGGAGCCGTTGCGTGCAGAGAAGATGACGGAAGCCAACCAGTTACAAACAAGCGTTTGGCTAAACGATCTCTATGCGGATTTTTTGCAAAAGACTGCAGCGGCGCGAAAACTGGATACGGCTGCTTTACACCAGTGGGCCAATGAGGGGGCAATCGTTACGCCTCAGGTAGCCATGGAACGTAAGCTGATCGATGGTGTTCGTTATGATGATGAGCTGCAGTCAGAGATCAAGCGGCAGCTGAAAATAGACAGTACGGACAAGATTAATTTTGTAAGTATCGGCCAGTATGCCCAGGTAAATAAAGACCTGGGAGGAAGCGGCGAAAAAATAGCACTGATCTATGCCACGGGTAATATTGTAGACGGAAAAGAAGATGAAGGGGTAATCAGCGACGGTGTGTATGTAGACCTGTTGCGGAAGGCCCGCTTGGACCCTTCCATTAAAGCCGTTGTGGTTCGCGTAAATTCCGGAGGCGGCAGTGCGCTGGCCAGCGATCATATCTGGCGGGAAATGAAACTGGCGAGAGCTGCAAAGCCCTTGATGGTGAGCTTTGGAGATGTAGCCGCATCCGGCGGTTATTATATGTCCTGTGCCGCAGACAGCATTTTTGCATTGCCAGGTACGCTTACCGGATCGATTGGTGTATTTGGCGTAATACCCGATATGAGCGCATTTCTCAAAAATAAGTTGGGTGTAACCTTTGATGGCGTGAGCACCGGCCCGCTGGCTAATGCAGGTTCCATTGACCACCCGATGACGGAACAGGAAAAAAAGATTGTGCAGGGCAGCATTGAACGGGTTTACGACCAGTTTAAACAACGCGTGGCGGAAGGCCGTAAAAAAGACACTGCTTATATTGAAACCATTGCCCAGGGGCGTGTATGGACGGGCTTACGGGCCCAAGAGATCGGGCTGGTAGACAGCTACGGAGGCTTGCAGGATGCAATCAATGCCGCCGCAAAAAAGGCGGGACTGAAAGAGTTTGAAGTGAAGGAGTATCCCAGGTACGGCAATTTACTGGAGCGGATCCTCGGTTTTAGTAAGAGCAACAGTGCTGAAACAATGGTGAAACAGGAGCTGGGACCTGAATCTGCAAAAGTCTACCAACAACTGAAAGCTGTAAAGCAACTGACCAACAGCGTACAGGCCCGGCTGCCATTTGAATTTTTTATCCGGTAG